In Psychrobacter sp. P11G3, a single genomic region encodes these proteins:
- a CDS encoding DUF3482 domain-containing protein, with protein MNNDNKNDHEKNKPVGLFADKAYETTPDVSSTPSDNTSKYTVAQSIATQDNQPVSTEASATTAPASKMTKKTIASGEPLKLAVVGHTNTGKTSILRTLLRDVYFGEVKNEAATTRHVEQAQLTDSRTGEVLVALYDTPGLEDASGLMDWLEDNTASRRDGIERLQQFLAADVAQGADSYDLPYDYSQEAKVIRQLLTSDMAIYVVDAREPVLGKYKDELAILSWAAIPVMPVFNFTDSQNANIDDWQTMLARRNLHISTRFDSVAFEFEDEMRLWKNLATMLTHSEMLEQLMQRRTEDWAQLYDEANIIIADFLLNVAAFVREINEDDDPLPVLQQMQEAVRQSERAMQHNLLNLYKFYDNAVAATPLELQAYQQDPFDPELLKSYGIRTTSGAAAGALLGLGIDAAALGTTLGLGAAIGGIAGGLLSNTSSIADRITGVKRLYIDPATLTLLATRALDLLTALRHRGHAATDATQLLYKGSSLGTSLTDDSDHADEDNNPITVWPAHKLPSELKKARGKPQWSSLSSGKSEQAQLLRTDMAWSLSGKLQLYKHES; from the coding sequence ATGAATAACGACAATAAAAATGATCATGAGAAGAACAAGCCTGTGGGACTCTTTGCGGACAAAGCTTATGAGACGACCCCTGATGTTTCAAGCACTCCTTCAGACAATACATCAAAATACACAGTAGCTCAGTCAATAGCTACTCAGGATAATCAACCTGTATCAACCGAAGCATCAGCAACGACAGCACCAGCGTCAAAGATGACAAAGAAAACGATTGCCAGTGGTGAACCGCTTAAATTGGCGGTCGTCGGTCATACTAATACGGGCAAAACCTCTATATTACGCACGTTATTGCGAGACGTATATTTTGGTGAAGTCAAAAACGAAGCTGCAACCACACGTCACGTCGAGCAAGCACAGCTGACAGACAGCCGAACTGGTGAGGTGCTGGTAGCGCTATACGATACACCTGGTCTGGAAGATGCTTCAGGGCTTATGGACTGGCTAGAGGATAATACTGCTAGTCGCCGTGATGGTATTGAGCGCTTACAACAGTTTTTAGCAGCGGATGTTGCTCAAGGTGCAGACAGTTATGACTTGCCCTATGATTATAGCCAAGAAGCCAAAGTCATTCGTCAGCTGCTGACAAGTGATATGGCCATTTACGTGGTAGATGCTCGTGAGCCTGTATTGGGTAAATATAAAGATGAGCTAGCGATTTTGTCTTGGGCTGCTATCCCCGTGATGCCTGTTTTTAATTTTACAGACAGCCAGAATGCCAATATCGATGACTGGCAGACTATGCTGGCAAGACGCAATCTGCATATTTCAACGCGTTTCGATTCGGTCGCGTTTGAGTTTGAAGATGAGATGCGCCTATGGAAAAACCTAGCCACTATGCTCACCCACTCTGAGATGCTTGAGCAGTTGATGCAACGTCGAACGGAAGACTGGGCTCAGCTGTATGATGAGGCCAATATCATTATCGCTGATTTTTTATTGAATGTTGCTGCCTTTGTGCGCGAGATCAATGAAGATGACGACCCACTTCCTGTACTACAGCAAATGCAAGAAGCGGTCAGGCAAAGTGAGCGTGCGATGCAGCATAACTTACTTAACCTTTATAAGTTTTATGACAATGCCGTCGCAGCAACACCGCTTGAACTACAAGCCTATCAACAAGACCCTTTCGACCCTGAACTTCTCAAAAGCTACGGCATTCGTACCACTTCTGGTGCAGCAGCAGGTGCGCTTCTAGGACTAGGTATCGATGCAGCAGCCCTAGGTACGACACTGGGATTGGGTGCCGCAATAGGTGGGATCGCAGGAGGGTTGCTATCGAATACCAGCAGTATTGCCGATAGGATTACTGGGGTAAAACGCTTATATATCGATCCTGCTACGTTGACGCTATTAGCCACGCGAGCATTAGACTTACTTACGGCATTACGTCATCGTGGTCATGCTGCTACAGATGCCACTCAGTTATTGTATAAGGGCAGTAGTCTTGGAACGTCGTTAACTGACGACAGTGACCATGCAGATGAGGACAATAATCCAATTACGGTATGGCCAGCACACAAACTACCAAGTGAGCTCAAAAAAGCTCGAGGTAAACCGCAATGGTCATCGCTCAGCAGTGGTAAATCCGAACAAGCTCAGTTATTACGCACAGACATGGCATGGTCACTGTCAGGTAAACTACAGTTGTATAAGCATGAGTCATAA
- a CDS encoding sterol desaturase family protein, with protein MAVDISLDSPLMTLGQYGQLLDGYKEALNQSILTAAPESWQPMLESILPAYWQEWLLPLAGGPFFLLFLAEWLYQSKRGNSKSFSWRRAMTNFSLGGSYLGFELIVQALIVIPTCLWLYQYRLFTIEVTWLTAIPIFVAVEFSYYWFHRASHRMNWFWSAHVVHHSDDHMNLSTAMRQSLLYSVTGWWLFFVPLMMLGVHPVWVFFFYALDLIYQFFIHTETVGKFPKWVEYVFDTPSNHRAHHGTNNEYIDQNYGGVLIIFDRWFGTYVEEDTVNNPVKYGAVGETSHDNIVSLIFGVFYRMWQRFFHAKGFKKKLKVLLRPPSAV; from the coding sequence ATGGCAGTAGATATCTCTTTAGACAGCCCCCTTATGACCCTAGGTCAATATGGTCAACTATTGGATGGTTACAAAGAGGCATTAAACCAAAGTATCTTAACGGCTGCGCCAGAGTCATGGCAGCCAATGCTAGAGAGCATTCTACCTGCGTATTGGCAAGAGTGGCTGCTACCGCTGGCTGGCGGTCCATTTTTCTTGTTATTTTTGGCAGAATGGCTCTATCAGTCCAAGCGCGGCAATAGTAAAAGCTTTAGTTGGCGCCGTGCGATGACCAATTTTAGTTTGGGCGGCTCTTATCTAGGGTTTGAATTGATTGTCCAAGCGCTTATCGTCATACCTACCTGCTTATGGTTATATCAATATCGCCTATTTACTATTGAGGTGACATGGCTTACCGCCATCCCTATATTCGTCGCGGTTGAGTTTAGCTATTATTGGTTCCATCGTGCGTCACACCGTATGAATTGGTTTTGGTCAGCGCATGTCGTGCATCATTCAGATGACCATATGAATCTGTCCACCGCCATGCGCCAAAGCCTACTGTACTCAGTGACGGGATGGTGGTTATTCTTTGTCCCGCTGATGATGTTGGGCGTACATCCAGTTTGGGTGTTTTTCTTTTATGCGTTAGATTTGATTTATCAATTCTTTATTCATACCGAAACCGTAGGAAAATTTCCAAAATGGGTTGAGTATGTCTTTGATACCCCATCCAATCACCGTGCCCATCATGGCACCAATAACGAATATATTGACCAAAATTACGGCGGCGTTCTCATTATTTTTGATCGCTGGTTCGGCACTTATGTAGAAGAAGATACGGTCAATAACCCCGTCAAATATGGTGCCGTTGGTGAAACCAGCCACGACAATATTGTTAGCCTGATATTTGGCGTCTTTTACCGTATGTGGCAGCGCTTTTTTCATGCCAAAGGATTTAAGAAAAAGCTCAAGGTACTGCTGCGTCCACCAAGTGCTGTTTAA